The DNA sequence ATTTTCCGCCACTCATCATACTTTTCCCCATCAGACAGACCCGAATGCATAATGGCAACCTGCTCACCAAAACGGGAAATAAAACGATTGGTCATCTGGGGCGTCAAAGAAATTTCTGGCACAAGGACAATGGCTGTCTTTCCTAGTTTAAGCACATGATCAATAATATGCAGGTACACTTCTGTCTTGCCCGAGCCTGTGATTCCTTCGAGTAGGTAAGGCTTGTTGGGCTGACCAATATCTGACACAATGGTTTTAACGGCATGAGTCTGCTCTTGATTGAGCTCTAAAAAGTCCGTTCTTTTCACCTTGTCAAAATAATCCTGACTTCGATTGACAGAAACCTCATTTATTTCTAGAGCTCCCGCTTGAACAAAATACTTAATCTGGTCACGAGAAAAGAGCTGTTGCAAATCAGATAGAAGCGCTCGCTCAGGCTTGGCCAAGAGGTAGTCTTTCAATTCCTGACGCTTTTTAGCCCGTTTGGAAATCTCCAAATCCGCTAAAACTTCTGGTTTGGCCTGATAATATTTAACTGTTTTGAGCGTCTTTTTATCCTTAGCTGAATAGGTAGCCTTGATTTGCCCCATGCGCACCAACTTAGCAACTCTAGCTTGACGCTCCTTATCCAAGCTTACATAGGAAACCTTATCATGCCTAGCAAAAATCCAGTCCCTGTCCGAATCAGACAGATCCCCTCGAGCCTCTAAAATGCGATCATAATTAGAATTGAGCAGGCTGGGAATCATAGATTTGAGCATGGAAATCTTATAGGAAAAAACAGTATGTCGCATCTGATCAGCCAAGTCCAGTTGCTCTTGATTTAGAACTGGTTCAAAATCTAGCACAGCTGTGACAGGTTTAAGATCTGTCATTTCTCCATCTGCTAATCCTACGACAAAACCTTGTAACAATCGATTTCCCTTACCAAAGGGAACATGAACCCGGCTGCCTAGACTGATACTGTCTGACAAATCATCTGGAACTCGATAGGAAAAGGGCTTGTCCGTCTGCATCAGTGGGACATCTACAATAATTTTGGCAATTTTCCCCATTTTTCCTCTCCCTTTCTAATCGAAACCCATTTAAATCAAGCCTTGATACACTTCTAGTGAGTGGGATCACTCCAAAAATTGAAAATTTTGGTTCATATCCCACCCCGCACAGCTCAAAAGATCCTCCGGACCTTTTGAGGCTGGAAATAAGATTAACAATGGTCATCATATTCGTTTAGGGTTTTCCGCTTTGGCCTTGCGGCAAAAGGAAAACCAGCCAGCAGTGGACAGTGGAGTCTGGGGCAAAAGTCCAGACTCGTTAACACTGTTCTAGATTTACCAGATTGACGCGTGGTTGGGAGTAGAACTTATTGGCTAGGCCTACCCCTAGTTACAGTTCATAGGTGCTAAAGCACCTATGAACCACTGCTGATTGACGGTCCTTATCTTGGGGCGCAGTCCCATTTTGGACCCACCTTAAACAGTCCACTGGACTATTTCACTACTATGCAAGTGATGGCAGCCAGCCATTACGCCAAGAGTTTATTCAAAAATGGGAATACTGGATGAGTTTTTGCTCAGCCTTGGCAGCAAAGAAATCCTAATTTAGTAAAGGCTATCCTAGCTTCCTGATTTCAAGTAGGTGTTTCAATAAATATGGGCTGAGCATTCATTTTTGCTCAACCCTATTTTTTTCTAAATCACTAACCCAATTTCACTTAGATTTTTTCACCTTCTTCTTCTTTTTCTTTGGCGATTTGCTCTTTAATCTTACGTTCCTCTTCCTCTTTGGCTAGACGTTCTGCTTCGGCACGCGCACGAACTGCCGCACGTTTAGCTTCAGGATCTGGATGGATGGTGACATTACCAGACTCAATCTCTTCAAGTGCTTGCAGGGTCGGTTTGACAGACTTGAATCCTTGAGTTGGCTGTGCTCCTTCTTCCAATTCATGTGCCCGCTTAGCTTGTAAAATGCAGAGGGAATATTTTGAAGGAATATGATCCAATAGTGTGTCAATAGAAGGTTTTAACATCATAAGGCAGTATCTCTTTTCTAACTTAAATATCTTTAATCATCTTGTTGTAGTGGCCAATAACGCGATCAACTCGGTAGTGCTCTGCTTCGATAATCCGCTTGACACGTTCGGCAGCCAGAGGCACTTCATCATTGACAACGGCGTAATCATACTCACGCATAAGAGCGATCTCTTCCTTAGCCCGCTCAATCCGCTGGGCAATAACCTCATTGCTGTCTGTTCCACGGCCAACTAGGCGGTCTTTCAACTCATCCAAATCCGGCGGGGTCAAAAAAATGAAAACACCATCTGGAACTTTTTTCTTAACCTGTAAAGCTCCTTGGACTTCAATTTCTAAGAAGACATCAATCCCCTTGTCCAGCGTTTCATTGACATAAGTCAAAGGAGTTCCATAGTAGTTATTAACATATTCCGCATACTCAAGCATTTGACCTTGACGGATAAGATCTTCAAATTGCTCTCGAGTGCGGAAAAAATAATCTACGCCATCCTTTTCACCGGGACGCTGACTACGGGTTGTCATTGAGACCGAATATTCAAATTTATGGTCTGGTGTGGAAAAAATTTCCTGACGAACCGTTCCCTTGCCAACCCCTGATGGCCCGGAGAAAACAATCAACAATCCACGTTCGGACATAGCAGACTCCTTAAAATTTCTTATGCTTTAGTTTAACAAAAATAGCAGGTTTTATCAAGCACTCAAGTGAAAGCCACACCGTAAAAGGGCGCTAGGACAGGGCATTTTCAGGCATAATTTTTTCTGCAAAACTCTCCCACAAACAGGCGCTTTTGTAGTATAATGATATGGTGTGCCTTAAAGGCAAAATCAGTAACACGAGGAGGGGTTCTCATGAAACAAATGTTTCTTTCTGCAAACAATCAACTCAGTGAAATCGAAACATTCGAGCCCGGTGCTTGGATTAATCTTGTAAACCCTTCCCAGGAAGAATCTGTTCGCCTCGCCGAAGCATTCAATATTGATATTACCGACCTGCGAGCACCGCTGGATGCAGAAGAAAGTTCTCGGATTAGTGTCGAGGACAACTACACCCTGATTATTGTTGATGTTCCAACTCAGGAAGATCGTAACGGTAAAAGCTATTATGTTACCATTCCGCTTGGTATCGTGGTTACAGAAGATGCTGTGATTACAACCTGCTTGGAGCCACTGATTCTTTTTGATAATTTTCTCAACCGCCGCGTGCGTGGTTTTTATACCTTTATGAAGACGCGCTTCGTATTCCAGCTACTCTATCGCAATGCCGAACTCTTTCTGACCGCTCTGCGTTCCATTGACCGGCAGAGTGATCGTATTGAAGCACAATTGGAAGACGCCACACGCAATGAACAACTGATTGACATGATGGAGTTGGAAAAATCCATCATTTATCTAAAAGCGTCCTTGAAAATCAACGAACGAATTGTTAAAAAGCTGAGCGGCAATGCATCCAGTCTTAGGAAATACGTCGCCGATGAAGACCTGCTGGAAGATACCCTAATTGAAACCCAACAGGCCATCGAGATGGCTAGCATCTATGAAAATGTCCTCAATGTCATGACCGAAACGTCTGCCTCAATTATTTCTAACAACCAAAACTCGATTATGAAGACTCTGGCCTTGATGACCATGGCTCTGGATATTCCCACTGTTATCTTTTCAGCCTATGGGATGAATTTCAAAAATAATTGGCTGCCTCTCAATGGTCTGGAACACGCTTTTTGGTTTATTGTGGCTATTGCCGCCGCCTTGAGTGCCATAGTCGTGATTTACTTCATCCGCAAACGCTGGTTTTAAGCAAAATTATTACTACTACTTAAGAAAGAGAGTCCTGTACGACCATGGATTTACAAGAACTGACTAAGAAAAATCAAGAATTTATCACCATTGCTCGCCATCAGTTAGAAGCAGATGGCAAAACAGAACAAGAAATCAAAGACATTTTTGATGAAGTCCTACCAATCATCCTAGAAAATCAGAAAAAAGGAAATACCGCCCGCCACTTGCTCGGCGCTCCGTCAGCTTGGGCCAAGTCATTTAGTGATACCGCTATCGAAAGTGGAAGTGTAACTAGTGATACTAATAAAAATCCTTGGCTCATGTGGCTGGATAGCAGTCTACTCTTACTTGGTTTCTTTGGCCTGCTCTACGGTATTGTCGGACTCACCAATAAAAACTATAGGGCTAGCTATGGTATCTTGACCACGGTTATCATCGCCTTTACGGGTGGGGCTGTCCTCTATGCCCTCTATTATTTTGTTTATCAACATGCTGGTAAACCCAAGGGAGAACGTCCAAACCTTTGGAAATCTCTAGCCTATATGGCAGTGTTTACCCTGCTCTGGATTGGCATTGTCGGACTGACAGCGCTTATTCCAAAACAATTGAATCCCATTCTGCCGGGGCTGGTGACACTGGCTATCGGTGGGGCTAGCTTTGGACTTCGCTACTATCTCAAGAAGCAATACAATATTCAAAGCGCTTTGGCAACCCAAGCTCCTGAAACTTCTAATAAGAAATAAATGTTATAACAAATAAAGCTCAGCCAAATTCGGCTGAGCTTTTTAATCTTCATTTACAAATGGCATAAGTGCCATCACGCGAGCACGTTTGATTGCTGTTGTTACCTTACGTTGGTTTTTAGCTGACGTTCCTGTTACACGACGAGGAAGAATTTTTCCACGTTCTGAAACGAAACGGCTAAGCAATTCTGTATCTTTGTAATCAACGTATTCAATCTTGTTAGCTGCGATATAATCAACTTTTTTACGGCGTTTGAATCCGCCACGACGTTGTTGAGCCATATTTATTCTCCTTTATATTATTTTTTGACTTGTCTGCGACAAGCCCTTGTCTTTTGTCACTTAGAATGGAAGATCGTCGTCGGAAATATCCATTGGATTTGAATTACCAAAGGGACTTTCGTCACGGCCAAAGTTCGGTGTTGTTTGCTGCTGGGTACTGCCAAAGTTTGACGAAGTATTACCACCAGCATTATAAGAACCTGTACCATTAGCTTCACGCGTTGCACGGCTTTCCAGCAGCTGGAAATTATCAGCGACAACTTCAGTTACATAAACCCGTTGACCTTGTTGGTTCTCATAATTACGGGTCTGGATACGGCCTGTAATCCCAATCAAAGCCCCCTTCTTAGCCCAGTTAGCCAAATTTTCGGCTTGCTGACGCCAAATCACACAGTTGATGAAATCGGCCTCACGTTCACCGTTTTGGTTTTTGAAATTGCGGTTAACAGCCAAGCTGAAGGTTGCAACAGCCTGATTGGACGGGGTGTAACGAAGCTCTGCATCACGAGTCATGCGTCCCACGAGTACGACATTATTAATCATAATCTACCTTCTTAAGCGTCAAGCTTAACAATCATGTGACGAAGAATATCGTTGTTGATCTTTGACAAACGGTCAAATTCATTAAGAGCATGCGCGTTGTCAGTTTCAACATTAACGATGTGGTAAAGTCCTTCACGGAAATCTTGAATTTCGTAAGCCAGACGACGTTTTTCCCAATCTTTTGATTCAACAACAGTTGCACCGTTGTCTGTCAAGATAGCGTCAAAGCGTTCTACCAAAGCGTTTTTAGCTTCTTCTTCAATGTTTGGACGAATAATATAAAGAATTTCGTATTTAGCCATTGATGTTTTCCTCCTTTTGGTCTAATGACCCCCAGTCTCTGCAAGGGGTAAGTGAGGGATACTCACAAGGTAATATTATACAGGAATATAGCCATCAATGCAAGGAAAAACGGTCAAGCTTTCACTGTTGATTTTCTCTAAAGGGCACGCTGTCCGATTCAGCTCCCCACCTCAAAAAGTCAACTTAGAATAATACTAAAAAGCCTGTCTATCCCTAGTAAAGAATAGATAGGCTTTGAGTATCTCAATAGAAAGTTGCTTAACACTAATTTTTAATGATATAGCCTTAAACTCAGTCAGACTAGTGGGAGAAATCCACGCTAGACTGACCTCTTCTTAGTTATTGACACTTAATAGTCTGAAAGAGCCCCAGCACCAGCTCCTACCGCTAGCCCAGCAAGTGCACCAATACCAGAATATGGATCTAGATCTGGACCTGGATATGGAGGAATTGGTGGGAATGGTAAAAACCCTCCTGAAACAGCGGTCAAGCTGTCTGCCTTTATTGTTTCAAATTCTTCAAATGCGATTGTATTCATCATAATCTCCTTTTTGCTATAATAGTTAGGATTTGCTTAAGATATTCAGATAGAATTATACGTCATTATCGTACTATTCAATTGTACAAGCATCCGCACTACCATTTGCTAGCAATGACCCCCCAAGAGTAGCGAGACCGACAAGGGCAAGCCCTCCCCAACCAATTGGACCACTTGCTAGACCTAAACCAACAGCTGCTGCACTACCTGCAGCAATTCCTCCGCCTTCAGTAGCCTCAAGACAGCGAAAATCATCTTTGTATCCACCATTAAAAGTGGTCAAGCTTTCTGTGTTCATCATTTCAAATTCTTCAAATGCGATTGTATTCATGCGAATACCTCCTTTATTTAACTTGGCCTTTCATTTACTCCCTGTAAATCTGACCTGATTTTTATCATCAATTGAAACTATTTTCAATTGATATTATTTAGTATAAGGGATGGAACACCTATAAGCAAGTGATTTTTAGCGGTTTAATCAAATCAAAATATCTCTGATAACTACGACTAAACTTTCTATTTATTTTCATTTGAAAATAAATAGAAAAATTCGATCCTAGAAAACTAGAATCGAACTTAACTATTTTTTAGTCTTATTTTGATCAATTACTGAAAGAAGGATGTCAGAACCAACCTTCAAGTTTTCTTAGCCGAATGCACACTGGTCTATTACGAGACGATGATTACATCTTTTACAAATGAATATGCATTTTCAACAGCGGTAATAACTGTATCAACTGTATCAACGAAATCCGTGACACTATCAAAGAAGCCGCCTCCTGTGATAGTGTTCAAGTCTTCTGGGTTCATTTCTTCAAAATTTTCTAAAATGTTTGTATTCATGTGAATCTCCTTCTTGTTTTTTGCACGGTCGTCTACTACTTCATGTAAACTGACCTGTTTGGTTATTTATCAATCAAAATTATTTTCAATTGATGGTAATCATTGTAAGGGATAAAAGACCTAGAATCAAGCGATTCCGAGCGGTTTAATCAAATTAAAAGGTCTCTGATAAGAGCTGCTAAATTTTCTGTTTGTTTTCATTTGAATATAAATAAAAATCCAACTCAGTTGGAGTTGGATTAATGATGCTCAGAGTAAATTTTATAGAATCACAAAGTATTGAGTTTGATTAACAAACCTCTTGTATAGCTATCCTGGGACGGAAGAGCAAGCATCTGCACTACCAAATGCCAACGAACCGCCACCAGCAGCTCCCAACAAGGTAACTCCTGCAATAAGCGCTCCAGCACCCCAACCTACTGGTCCGCCTGCAGCAGCCACTAAACCAGCTGTCCCGAGGCCTGCAGCCAAGCCACCGCCAATTACGCCACCTTCCGTAGCTGCCACGCAACGGCCATAGTCTTTGTACTCGCCACCTGCAAAAGTTGTCAAGGCTTCTGTTTCCACGTTATCAAATTGTTCAAATGCCAATGAATTCATATAAATGGCCCCCTTATTTTTGTTTCGTCTCTTACTGATTCAGTAAATCGACCTGATTTTGTTAACAATCAAATTTATCTTCAATTGCTAGTAATTATTTTAGCAGGCATCGGTTTGCTTTGCAAGCGTTTTCTTAAATTTTAATTAAATAGATAAAAAACAGATATCTTTGGAATTATTAGAATTTCAAAATAAAAATCCAACTCTGTTTGAGTCGGATTGTGAATTGGACCTAATTCTCCATTTTATGCAGAAGTTTGTCTTTAAAGTAGTCAAAGTAGGTCTTCTTATCAATTACCGTAACGGTCTTACCAATCATGCCGTATTTGACGAGCTTGCTGTCCTTTTTGGAGAGCTTAGCCTTGGCCGTCACCTTAAAGAGATTTCCCTTTTTAGTGGACGTGGCTGAAGAAGCAACCTTTGTAATCTTACCTTCAATCATCATCTTGTCATTGCCTTTTTTCTCAACTGTCAAGCGTGTCTTTTGTCCTTTTTCCATTGAGACCACATCGTCTGATGACACGTAGTAGGTAATCAATACCGTCTTGGTCTTTTGGATATCAGGATAAATTTGGGCAATTTCTGACCATTGAGGAATGACATGAGCCCCTTCATATTTAGGATTGGTATGGATAATGCCATTGTCCGGCGCAAAGAGGGAGATATGATCGGTTTCTCTTTTATCTTTCTCATCGCGCTTTTTCTTCTTAGCATCCTTTTTCTTTTTGGCCTTCTTTTCAGCTTTTTTTCTGGCCTTTTTAGAGAGCTTTTTGTTTTTTTTCTTGGTCTTCTTTTCTTTCTTCTCTTCTATTTTGTCCAGACGCTTATTGCGTTCCTTTATGGCTTCTTTTTGCGAATTCTTTTGTGCAGGGGTTGTCTCCTCGTTATATCGCACCAAAAGATCCCCTTTTTTAACCTTGGTGTTATCATCCAATTTGTTTTGAGCAATGGAAGCATCACTGCCAGACTGGATAATGGCTAAAACCTCAGTCGGGGCCACCTCACCTTGAGAGATGACCGTGACTTCCTTTTTAGCAAAACAAAGGAAGACAACGATGAAAACAATCAAGATAACCAAGGGCACAATCAGCACTGTCGCAAAATTATGGTAGCGGCGGCGGTAAAATTCCGCACTTTCGAGTAATTTTGGATTCATGATAGCGTCCTCCCTTAGTTAAACAGTGTGTAATAGAAGCCTTTATTCGCCAACAGTTCCTTATGGCTACCGGTCTCTACAATCTTTCCTTGATCCATCACAATAATACGCTCTGTCCGCTGCGCAATACTCAGGCGGTGCGCCACAAAAATAATCGTCTTATCGGTCATGGCCATGAGGTTATCGACAATTTTCTTTTCCGTCAGAACATCCAAACTACTGGTAGCTTCATCCAATATCAAAACCGGAGCCTGAGTCAAAAGAGCACGAGCTAGGGCAATCCGCTGTTTCTGACCGCCCGAGACACCTGCACCATCAGACAGTTCGGTCTGATACCCCAGAGGCATTTGTTCAATATCTGAGCGGATCTCAGCGAGTTCACAAGCTCGGATAATATCTTCCTGAGTTGTACCTTCCTTGGCTCCCAAGGTCAGGTTGTCCATGATGGTCCCACTAAAAACATAAGCCTGTTGAGGAAGGTAGCTGATGTGCTGCCGCAGGGCTGTCTTATCAATAACCTTGAGGTCGTAACCATTGATCCGAGCGATCCCGCGATTGGGCTCATAGAAGTTGACCATCATCTTCGCTAAGGTTGTCTTACCGGAACCGGATGGTCCAACCAAGCTGATTTTAGAGCCTTTCGCTATGGTCAGGTTGATATCTGACAGCGTATCACGGCCATAGCCATACTTATAGGACAGCTTTTCAAAGGAAATATCCCCATCTAAGAAGCTGTCTTCAGAGAGCTCACCATCATTTTCAAACTCGGACTCCACCAGATAAACCTCATTGAGACGGGTATTAGCCACGCGGGCTGATTGGAGCTTGGTTTGCAGGCTGATAATATTTTCAATCGGATTTTGGAAATAAGATAAGAGGGCGTTAAAGGTAATCAGTTGCCCGACAGAAATCTTACCATCCATAACTAACTGAGCCCCGTACCAGAGGATAACCACATTGAGAATGAGCTTGGCACCGCTCTTAAGCGAGGTTTGAATGGCATTCATCTTCTGGAGCCTGAAATTTTTCTCCAAGTAATCGACAAATTCCCCATCGATATTTTGATAACGATTGGTTTCGCTGGTCAAAGATTTGATGGTTTCCATCCCGTTAATATCTTCAATGATAGAAGATGATACTACAGCATTGGCTTCCATGACCTCATGATTCATCTTTTCAAAAGGTTTGAGGAAGGCCGTGATGATAATGGCATAAATCGGGATGGACAGCAAGGTCAAAAGGAAGAGGTGGTTATTTTGCACCAAAAGAACCCCACCGACTACCAATAGCATAGTCACATCTAAGAAAATTGAGAAGATGGTGGACGCTACGGCATTAATAATCTGATTGGCATCAGAAAAACGGGAGGTAATCTCACCGGTCCGCCTCGTCGCAAAGAAGGACATAGGGAGGGTAAAGATATGCTTGATATAAGAAAGAATAACATCAATGACCAGACGCAAACTGAGAACATTGAGCAAGTATTCCTTGGCAAAGCTCATCAGCTGTTGGATGATATAGGTGATGATCAACCCAATAGTGATAATCCCCAGAGTCGAAATCAGTTGGTCTGGAATGTATTCATCCAGCATCCCTTGTAAGTAGTAAGAGCCAACAATATCAATCAGGGTGACAATCAGACTGGCTAGGATGATATAGGTCAGCAGTGCCTTTTGCCGCAGAATAATTGGGACGAAGCTCATCAGACCGTTTTTCTCATCCTTCTTAGGCTGATAGCTTGGAGTCGGCGCCAAAAAGATCGCCAGCCCTGTCCACTCCTCCTGAAAGTCCTTTTTAGACAGGCGAGTGACCTTGACATTGGGATCGGGGTCTCCGATAATCAGGCTGTCCTTTTCATTGGCATAAACTACATAATAATGCTGGAGACGCTTATTCTTGAGCACATGAACGATAAAAGGATAGGTTAAATCCGTATAGTCAAACAGGCTCATGTCAGCCTTAATGGAGCGGGTTTCAAAACCGATAGCCTTAGCGGCTTCCACCAGCCCCAACGCAGTCGTTCCTTGCTTATCGGTCTGAGAGAGTTCCCGCAGATGGGCCAGAGAATAGTCAGAGCCATAATGCTTAGCCACAGAAGCCAAGGCCGCCGGCCCACAGTCTCTGGTGTCTACCTGAGGAACAATCTTGTAGCGTCTGCGGAAAAATAGGCTGGAGGAGCCAGAAGCTTTAGCTGCGGATTGAGAAACTGGAGCTGCTCCTCTGGATCTAAAGTAGCGTCTAACAGCCTCTAAAATAATATTAATTGCTATGACAAGCGCTACAATTAAAATAATATAAGTGACTTGTTCTTGTTTCATAAGATTCCTTCCAAAGATACAAGTGCAGAGTATTGCTAAGGTATTTCTACCTTGCTCTACTACGCCAACTACTATGATAGTTAGCTATGCACTTTACTATTGCGAAACTTCTGTATTTTCGACCGAAGTTTCTTCATGTCGCTAAGCTGTTTAGAGACTCAAAGAATTTTAGAAAATAGACAGCGAAGCATCAAAGCTTCTAGGGCATTTATCTAATTCACAGAGTCGTAGGCGAGGTTAATTTTTCTTACGTTAGGGGGTTAATAAAAGACCCCGACACCATGATGGAGGCGGGGAACATAGAAGTAGGTAAGTAGGTAACTGTGTTAGATTACAAACCGTTATTTAGACACTACTTTACTTCTTAGGCACTATAATCCAGAATTATAACGTAGCCTGTAAAAATATCAAATTTTATGGTAGCAGCAAGTTTAAAAACCGAATCAATAAATAAGTGCTCTGGTAGAAATCATTGGTTCGTTACCATAGACTGATTAGCTGTTACACACTACTACTACGCTAAATTTGCTTACGAGTATAAATTAGTTAAATTTTATAACACCGCAAAGATATAAAATTATAAATAGCACAACCGCTGAGACTATGCCAACGATATAGTACTTCATATTAATCTCCACCGCTAACAAGGTAATTTGCTGCACCAGTGACCATTCCTCCAATTCCACCGATAATTCCTCCTGCGGCTGCACAACCTCCTGCGCCAGCCACGGTGCCTACACCAGGAAATACCATGGTTCCACCAGCCGCTCCTGTAAGAGCTCCTGTTGCAGCTCCTCCTGCCATTCCTCCAATACCAGCTTGACCTACTGAATCAAAAAATCCACCCCAGCTATAATCTCCAGCTTCAATGTCAGCTAGGTAATTCATGTCGGCTGCTTCAAAGTTATCAAAGACCGTTGCGTCTAATGCTACTGTGTTCATAACAATTCTCCTTTAATTTTGCATTTGCTAATAGAAATTAACAATGGTTAGTTTAGCGCAATTATTCTCAGTTGGCAATAACTTTAAGGGGATTTTAATTAAATAAAAATAAAGATGATATGCCATGAAAATTTTTCTGATAATTCACCTCAACTATAATTGATGCTACTTTCAAAATACTAGAACGCTAAAGGATACAATTATCCCCCAGTGAACGTATGTTTTTAGGCTTAAGGGAAAGCTTTAGGGTTTAACAAAAGGACCCAGCTTTTAAGCAAAACAAAAGTCGAGTCCCAGTTACATAAATAAATAAATAGAAACTCATCTACTGTAGATAAAAGTCCTAACGTCAAGATTTCATAAAAATATTCGACATTGGCTCATTTATCAATTTTATTAAACTTTGTCGGAATATTTTCCATCCTCACTAATGCAAGAACTAATAGAGGTGCGTAGCTATGATATAAATGCATTCGATAAGGAAAATTACAAAACAAGCAATCTTGATAGGGGTTTTTCTATGATAGAGACCAATGCTATAATGATAAGGCTCAACAATATCAAAACAAATCTCGACATAAGCTAACACAACCTTTTTCTATACTTTCAACCACTTGTCTTGATGTATTACAGGCCTCGCACAATACTCCTATTATGCACTTGCTGGAGCTTACCTATTCCTACGACAAGCTGATAAGTTATAGCTTTGAGTGACTGATCCTAATATTAATGCATAAAAAAATCCGATTCTTGCACGCTTAGAATCGGATTCTACGTTTCTATTTCACTTTCAGTCACTGGCATCACACCTTTCATTTTCTCATAAGGAGGTTAAGGTAAATCAGTGTCTCCATTTTTATAACGACCTAAATTCATCTTTAGCATAAGACCACCTCTTCAACAACATTAATATTACGCTCTATGAAGACATCTATTTATTAGCTATATTGGCTTTCTGGCAAACAAATCACCTACAAACTAAACTGACACCGGGCCTTCAATCGAGCATGAACTATTAAGATTACATTGGCTTCACTCCTTAAGCTATTTTAGACGACAACTTAAGTTATCTCCGTTTTTATAACGACTCAGGTTAAACTTCAACATAAGCCTTCCTCCGACACTTTGGCAAGTTTTAAAAACTGATGATTAACTACTGTTAGGACTGTGAGCTTCACTTTAAAAATTTTCTTATCACTTTTTCTCAAACTAGAACAAGTAATCAATCATGGATCGAATGATTTTGCTTATTTTCATTAAAACGACTGTCTCCATTTTTGTACCGAGATTTATTCATGTTAATCATTTCTTTCACCACTTAACACAATATCTCATACGAACTAGTGACAATACCTACTGTAAAATTAATCTTTTTTGCCTACCGTCTAAGGCCTGTCACCGTTCTTGTACCTTGAAACGTTTTGTCTAATCATAGAGAATTCCTCCTTGATTAAGTCTTATCTTGTTTACACTCTTATTATATTGTAAGCGTTTTCTTTTGTCAAGCTTTTATTGCTTTTTTAGTTAATATTTTTGTTATAATTTTTTCTATGAAGAAAAAGCTGAATTTACGT is a window from the Streptococcus criceti HS-6 genome containing:
- a CDS encoding peptide cleavage/export ABC transporter, whose protein sequence is MKQEQVTYIILIVALVIAINIILEAVRRYFRSRGAAPVSQSAAKASGSSSLFFRRRYKIVPQVDTRDCGPAALASVAKHYGSDYSLAHLRELSQTDKQGTTALGLVEAAKAIGFETRSIKADMSLFDYTDLTYPFIVHVLKNKRLQHYYVVYANEKDSLIIGDPDPNVKVTRLSKKDFQEEWTGLAIFLAPTPSYQPKKDEKNGLMSFVPIILRQKALLTYIILASLIVTLIDIVGSYYLQGMLDEYIPDQLISTLGIITIGLIITYIIQQLMSFAKEYLLNVLSLRLVIDVILSYIKHIFTLPMSFFATRRTGEITSRFSDANQIINAVASTIFSIFLDVTMLLVVGGVLLVQNNHLFLLTLLSIPIYAIIITAFLKPFEKMNHEVMEANAVVSSSIIEDINGMETIKSLTSETNRYQNIDGEFVDYLEKNFRLQKMNAIQTSLKSGAKLILNVVILWYGAQLVMDGKISVGQLITFNALLSYFQNPIENIISLQTKLQSARVANTRLNEVYLVESEFENDGELSEDSFLDGDISFEKLSYKYGYGRDTLSDINLTIAKGSKISLVGPSGSGKTTLAKMMVNFYEPNRGIARINGYDLKVIDKTALRQHISYLPQQAYVFSGTIMDNLTLGAKEGTTQEDIIRACELAEIRSDIEQMPLGYQTELSDGAGVSGGQKQRIALARALLTQAPVLILDEATSSLDVLTEKKIVDNLMAMTDKTIIFVAHRLSIAQRTERIIVMDQGKIVETGSHKELLANKGFYYTLFN